In one Winogradskyella sp. MH6 genomic region, the following are encoded:
- a CDS encoding metallophosphoesterase, which yields MTRWIIFIIVYVLLTAYGFQAIKTLTKQSWIHYLFLGIAVIVVGNFIIQFTVAGEGRVLSPAKSYAFGFLLTFMSVNLVLVPILLGEDIIRGFYGLYDRFIAKNDLHVPSRRKFISQIALGLAAIPFASLLYGMYKGKYNFRVLNYTLHFEDLPDAFDGYRITQISDIHSGSFDNKEKIEYAVDLVNEQQSDVILFTGDMVNNKATEMLPWKDTFSRLNAKDGKFSVLGNHDYGDYVDWNSASEKVQNLEDLKSIQKEIGFDLLLNEHRYLEKNGEKIAIVGVENWGKGFKQKGDLKKASSQINSDDFKILMTHDPSHWDAEVVNDDYHYHLTLSGHTHGMQFGIEIPGWIKWSPAKWRYNQWAGIYETLGQYINVNRGFGFLAYPGRVGIWPEITVIELKKGVKEA from the coding sequence ATGACAAGATGGATTATTTTTATAATAGTATATGTTTTGCTTACAGCTTACGGTTTTCAAGCTATAAAGACCTTAACTAAGCAAAGCTGGATTCATTATCTTTTTTTGGGTATTGCAGTAATTGTAGTGGGTAATTTTATTATTCAGTTTACAGTAGCTGGTGAAGGACGTGTTTTAAGTCCTGCTAAGAGTTATGCTTTTGGTTTTCTTTTAACTTTTATGTCGGTTAATTTGGTTTTAGTGCCTATTCTTTTAGGTGAAGATATTATTAGAGGGTTTTATGGGCTTTACGATAGGTTTATAGCTAAAAATGATTTACACGTACCAAGTCGTCGTAAGTTTATCAGTCAGATAGCTTTAGGCTTGGCTGCTATTCCGTTTGCTTCACTTTTATACGGAATGTATAAAGGGAAGTACAATTTTAGAGTGTTGAATTATACTTTGCATTTTGAAGACTTACCAGATGCTTTTGATGGTTACCGAATAACGCAGATAAGCGATATACATTCTGGTAGTTTTGATAATAAAGAAAAGATAGAATACGCGGTTGATTTGGTAAATGAGCAGCAATCTGACGTAATATTATTTACTGGCGACATGGTTAATAATAAAGCTACCGAAATGCTACCATGGAAAGATACATTCAGTCGTCTTAATGCTAAAGACGGTAAGTTTTCTGTACTTGGAAATCATGATTATGGTGATTATGTAGATTGGAATTCTGCTTCAGAAAAAGTGCAGAACCTTGAAGATTTAAAGTCCATTCAGAAAGAAATAGGTTTTGATCTTTTGCTTAATGAACATCGTTATCTAGAAAAGAATGGAGAAAAAATAGCTATTGTTGGAGTAGAGAATTGGGGTAAAGGTTTTAAACAGAAAGGTGATTTAAAAAAGGCGTCCTCTCAAATAAATTCAGATGATTTTAAAATTTTAATGACACACGATCCTAGTCATTGGGACGCTGAGGTTGTTAATGACGATTATCACTACCATCTAACGTTAAGCGGCCATACACATGGTATGCAATTTGGTATTGAAATACCTGGATGGATAAAATGGAGTCCAGCAAAATGGCGATACAATCAATGGGCTGGTATTTATGAAACTTTAGGGCAATACATTAACGTTAACAGAGGTTTCGGCTTTTTGGCGTATCCTGGAAGAGTTGGTATATGGCCAGAGATTACTGTAATAGAACTCAAAAAAGGAGTAAAAGAAGCATAA
- a CDS encoding beta-mannosidase → MRYSLLLLIVGCFSCQPKHDLPTTINLNKNWQFKKVSDTVWHSATVPGNVFSDLLHNQLIEDPFIGNNEEKVQWVSEADWEYKTTFSLSEDLLEKKHFELNFDGLDTYASVYLNDSLILKANNAFRKWEVDVKPLIKLENELRLVFESTSKYEAQAKEKLSYELPEGERVFTRKAQFQYGWDWGPKLNTSGIWRPIKLVAWNEVYLKKENTYVVQKQLNDSLADLNISLEDYPSTEYSYEVYVNGNLNQSYERLPSDMTGLVSFQIKNPKLWWPHNLGEPYLYDIKVVVKDGRKILDSISVKKGLRTVELITEKDSIGESFYFKVNGVPVYAKGANYIPQHSFQNEVKHEDYEKLLNDVVDANMNMLRVWGGGIYEDDKFYDLCDEKGILVWQDFMFACAMYPGDTEFLDNVAKEAEQNLKRLRSHPSIALWCGNNESSEGWNRWGWQADRNEEEKEEIWNNYLKVFDSILPKTVNKFTDTPYWQTSPKYGRGNPLYKSEGDAHDWWIWHDGYPFEHLEENVPRFMSEFGFQSFPSYEVIQFINQKDSIDITSEGFKNHQKHSKGFQIIETYMQCDFPEPDSAEDYVYMSQLLQAYGITKGIEAQRRAKPYTMGSLYWQLNDCWPAVSWSSIDYFGNWKALHYKAKRSFEDVLVSSKVENDILKTWIVNDKLDEITGQLTLKLMNFSGEIIWSNEEQISVEPLSSEVKFQLDLKKLDFNKDETILVSTFNDESSLFYFVKPKDLKLQQAEIQQKITKTNDGFAVELLSSTLQKDVFLSSGSKGHFSDNFFDLLPNQIIIVQFHTEAQTFDDLQIKTFNTFIR, encoded by the coding sequence ATGAGATATAGCCTACTGTTGTTAATAGTTGGCTGTTTTAGCTGTCAACCAAAGCACGATTTACCAACGACGATAAATCTCAATAAGAATTGGCAGTTCAAAAAAGTTTCGGATACTGTGTGGCATTCGGCTACGGTTCCAGGAAATGTGTTTTCTGATTTACTGCATAATCAGCTTATCGAAGATCCATTTATTGGTAATAATGAAGAAAAAGTACAATGGGTTTCAGAAGCCGATTGGGAGTACAAAACTACTTTTTCATTAAGTGAAGACTTGCTCGAAAAGAAACATTTTGAGCTCAATTTTGATGGCTTAGATACGTATGCTTCGGTCTATTTAAATGACAGCTTAATTTTAAAAGCCAACAACGCATTCAGAAAATGGGAGGTAGATGTAAAACCACTTATAAAACTAGAGAATGAATTGCGATTAGTTTTTGAAAGCACCTCTAAATACGAGGCACAAGCAAAGGAAAAATTATCGTATGAACTACCAGAAGGCGAGCGTGTTTTTACCAGAAAAGCACAATTTCAGTACGGTTGGGATTGGGGACCAAAATTGAATACAAGTGGCATTTGGAGACCGATAAAGTTAGTGGCTTGGAATGAAGTTTATCTAAAAAAGGAGAATACATATGTTGTTCAGAAGCAGCTCAATGATTCCTTAGCTGATTTAAATATTTCGCTTGAAGATTACCCTTCAACTGAGTATTCTTATGAAGTTTATGTGAACGGTAATCTTAATCAATCGTATGAAAGGTTGCCTTCAGATATGACAGGTCTTGTCTCATTTCAAATTAAAAACCCAAAACTCTGGTGGCCACATAATCTAGGTGAACCATACTTATACGATATCAAAGTTGTGGTAAAAGATGGTAGAAAAATCCTAGATAGTATTTCAGTAAAAAAAGGTTTGAGAACTGTTGAATTAATTACTGAAAAAGATAGCATTGGAGAATCCTTTTATTTTAAAGTCAATGGAGTTCCTGTTTATGCCAAAGGAGCTAATTATATTCCGCAGCATAGTTTTCAGAATGAAGTAAAACATGAAGATTATGAAAAACTCTTAAATGATGTTGTAGATGCCAATATGAATATGCTTAGAGTTTGGGGTGGTGGCATTTATGAGGACGATAAGTTCTATGATCTGTGCGATGAAAAAGGTATTTTGGTTTGGCAAGATTTTATGTTTGCCTGCGCAATGTATCCTGGAGATACTGAGTTTTTAGATAATGTTGCTAAAGAAGCTGAGCAGAATTTAAAAAGACTACGAAGTCATCCATCTATTGCGCTTTGGTGTGGTAATAATGAAAGCTCTGAAGGTTGGAATCGTTGGGGCTGGCAAGCTGATAGAAATGAAGAAGAGAAAGAAGAAATATGGAACAACTATTTAAAGGTTTTCGATTCCATATTGCCAAAAACGGTAAATAAATTTACAGATACACCATACTGGCAAACGTCGCCAAAATACGGAAGAGGCAATCCTTTATACAAGTCAGAAGGCGATGCACACGATTGGTGGATTTGGCACGATGGTTATCCTTTTGAGCATTTGGAAGAGAATGTACCACGTTTTATGAGTGAATTCGGTTTTCAATCGTTTCCGAGTTATGAGGTTATTCAATTTATAAATCAAAAGGATAGTATAGATATTACTTCCGAAGGTTTTAAAAATCATCAAAAACATTCCAAAGGATTTCAAATTATAGAAACTTATATGCAGTGCGATTTTCCTGAGCCTGATTCAGCAGAGGATTATGTGTATATGAGTCAGTTGTTACAAGCTTATGGCATCACTAAAGGTATTGAAGCACAAAGAAGAGCAAAACCCTATACTATGGGCTCGTTGTATTGGCAACTCAATGATTGCTGGCCTGCAGTTTCTTGGAGTAGTATCGATTATTTTGGGAATTGGAAAGCCTTACATTATAAGGCTAAAAGAAGTTTTGAGGATGTTTTAGTCTCTTCAAAAGTTGAAAATGATATTTTAAAAACATGGATTGTTAATGATAAATTAGATGAGATAACTGGTCAGTTGACTTTAAAGTTGATGAATTTTTCAGGGGAAATTATTTGGTCTAATGAAGAGCAAATATCGGTCGAGCCACTTTCAAGTGAAGTAAAATTTCAGTTAGATTTAAAAAAATTAGATTTCAATAAAGACGAGACTATTTTAGTTTCAACTTTCAATGATGAATCATCACTTTTCTACTTTGTAAAACCAAAAGATTTAAAATTACAACAAGCCGAAATTCAACAAAAAATCACTAAAACTAATGATGGTTTTGCTGTAGAACTCTTATCATCAACGTTACAAAAAGATGTGTTCTTGTCTTCAGGTTCTAAAGGTCATTTTTCTGATAATTTCTTCGATTTGCTGCCAAACCAAATAATAATCGTTCAATTTCATACTGAGGCTCAAACTTTTGATGACCTGCAAATCAAAACCTTTAACACTTTCATAAGATAA
- a CDS encoding copper homeostasis protein CutC: protein MKLEICANSYQSAKNAQEAGAHRIELCQELSVGGITSSFGLLKKVIEELDVPVFVMIRPRSGNFVYSDDEFQIMKTDIRLCKDLGCKGIVSGVLKPDNTLDEERTKILIDLAKPLSFTFHRAFDEVKNPKEALLQLIELSANRVLTSGQKATAEEGLELLKELNVLAENRITILAGGGITSKNVNLFKEAGLTEIHASASSTKKEDDGMFSVPITFSDPMKIKAILDEI from the coding sequence ATGAAACTAGAAATCTGCGCCAACTCATATCAATCCGCAAAAAATGCCCAAGAGGCAGGTGCACATCGTATAGAATTGTGTCAAGAACTTTCGGTTGGTGGCATAACTTCATCTTTCGGTTTGTTAAAAAAAGTGATTGAGGAATTAGATGTTCCGGTTTTTGTAATGATACGTCCTCGAAGTGGCAATTTTGTGTATTCTGATGATGAATTTCAAATCATGAAAACTGATATTCGGCTTTGCAAGGATTTAGGATGTAAAGGCATTGTTTCAGGTGTTTTAAAACCTGATAATACATTAGATGAAGAACGAACAAAAATTTTAATAGACCTTGCCAAACCTTTGTCATTTACATTCCATCGTGCTTTTGATGAGGTTAAAAACCCTAAAGAAGCCTTATTGCAACTTATAGAACTTAGTGCTAATCGTGTGTTGACTTCAGGCCAAAAAGCAACCGCAGAAGAAGGTTTAGAGCTTTTAAAAGAATTGAATGTTTTAGCCGAAAATAGGATCACAATTTTAGCAGGAGGAGGAATCACTTCAAAAAATGTAAACTTGTTTAAAGAAGCAGGCTTAACTGAAATTCACGCTTCGGCATCTTCAACAAAGAAAGAGGATGATGGTATGTTTTCTGTGCCAATAACTTTTTCAGACCCAATGAAAATAAAAGCCATTTTAGATGAGATATAG
- a CDS encoding beta-N-acetylhexosaminidase, which yields MHIKKLIALFILSLSLVNCKEESAQVIQPQIIPLPDAVELMDSFFSIDESTGITYDDNLKVSALFLKDFIENGSPIHLKEGNDIQFKLDESLKPEAYILMVSKEGITIKASTDQGAFYAVQTLRQLMPVGLENDTFSENEIAIQALIVKDEPQFSYRGMHLDVARHMFSIDFIKKYIDALALLKMNTFHWHLTDDQGWRIEIKKYPKLQEVSAYRDETLVGHYSDQPHQFDGNRYGGYYTQEEVKDVVQYAKARFVTVIPEIEMPGHAQAAIAAYPELGCTDEPIEVAKKWGVFEEIYCPNQKTFAFLEDVLDEVLELFPSKYIHIGGDEAPKTRWKNCVHCQGLIKKEGLKDEHHLQSYFITKMEAYLNSKGRQIIGWDEILEGGLAPNATVMSWRGTSGAVEAAKSGHNVVMTPTSHCYFDYYQSENEDEPLAIGGFLPLEKVYGFNPIPEELTTEESKYVLGAQGNIWTEYIPNEKHLEYMAFPRMLALSEVVWSQPEQKNYKNFVSRLENFHQRLDALDINYANHLYEIEGDLISDEGKSYYELKTLTEGKNINYSLDGSEPTINSKVYESKIPITESTTIKAAVFNEEKQLGKTFTQHINYHKAVGAKITINKQPHKAYSGSGAEGLINGISGSDSRYGDKEWLGFWGEDIEITIDFKEPTKINSIETRFYDGNGQWIYTPEHIAIRIIFDNDEVIANKFLPESSGNPNLKKVFWEQSILSNRPIKRVKLLVPNYGIIPEGKQGAGNKAWTFIDEIIVN from the coding sequence ATGCACATCAAGAAATTAATTGCACTTTTCATTTTATCCCTTTCGCTTGTTAATTGTAAGGAGGAATCAGCTCAAGTAATTCAACCACAGATTATTCCGCTTCCAGATGCTGTAGAATTAATGGATTCATTTTTCAGTATTGATGAATCTACAGGAATAACTTACGATGACAATCTTAAAGTTAGTGCGCTATTTTTAAAAGATTTTATTGAAAACGGAAGTCCAATACATTTGAAAGAAGGAAATGATATTCAGTTTAAACTAGACGAAAGTTTAAAGCCTGAAGCCTATATTTTAATGGTTTCAAAAGAAGGAATAACAATTAAAGCTTCAACAGACCAAGGTGCATTTTATGCTGTGCAAACCTTAAGGCAATTAATGCCTGTTGGTCTGGAAAATGATACGTTCTCAGAAAATGAAATTGCTATTCAGGCATTGATAGTGAAGGATGAACCTCAATTTTCGTATCGTGGTATGCATCTCGATGTGGCAAGGCATATGTTTTCTATTGATTTTATCAAAAAGTACATTGATGCTTTAGCTTTGTTGAAGATGAACACTTTTCATTGGCATCTTACAGACGATCAAGGTTGGCGCATTGAAATTAAAAAATATCCCAAACTACAAGAGGTTTCAGCATATAGAGATGAAACTTTAGTTGGACATTATAGCGACCAACCGCATCAGTTTGATGGTAATCGTTATGGAGGTTATTACACGCAAGAGGAAGTTAAAGACGTTGTCCAGTATGCTAAAGCGCGTTTTGTTACTGTGATTCCAGAGATTGAAATGCCAGGTCATGCACAAGCTGCAATTGCTGCTTATCCAGAATTAGGCTGCACAGATGAACCTATTGAGGTTGCCAAAAAATGGGGAGTTTTTGAAGAAATTTATTGTCCAAACCAAAAAACCTTTGCGTTTTTAGAAGATGTTTTGGATGAGGTTTTAGAACTTTTCCCAAGCAAATACATTCATATTGGAGGAGACGAAGCACCAAAAACACGTTGGAAAAATTGTGTGCATTGCCAAGGCCTGATTAAGAAAGAAGGCTTAAAAGACGAACACCATCTGCAAAGCTATTTCATTACCAAAATGGAAGCCTATCTCAACTCAAAAGGGAGACAAATCATTGGTTGGGACGAAATTTTAGAAGGTGGTTTGGCTCCCAATGCAACGGTAATGTCTTGGCGAGGTACAAGTGGAGCAGTTGAAGCTGCAAAATCTGGGCATAATGTGGTAATGACACCAACATCACATTGTTATTTTGATTATTACCAATCTGAAAATGAGGATGAACCTTTGGCTATTGGAGGTTTTTTACCGTTGGAAAAAGTGTATGGTTTTAATCCAATTCCAGAAGAATTAACAACAGAAGAATCAAAATATGTTTTAGGTGCTCAAGGCAATATTTGGACAGAGTATATTCCGAATGAAAAACATCTTGAATATATGGCATTTCCGAGAATGTTGGCATTGAGCGAAGTGGTTTGGTCTCAACCTGAACAAAAAAACTACAAGAATTTTGTTTCGAGGTTAGAAAACTTTCATCAGCGTTTAGATGCTTTAGATATTAACTATGCCAATCATCTTTATGAAATTGAAGGCGATTTAATTTCAGATGAAGGCAAGTCGTATTATGAATTAAAAACTCTCACTGAAGGTAAGAACATTAACTATTCTTTAGATGGAAGCGAACCTACCATAAATTCAAAAGTTTACGAATCTAAAATTCCGATTACCGAAAGTACAACAATCAAAGCCGCTGTGTTTAATGAGGAGAAACAATTAGGTAAAACCTTTACACAACACATTAATTACCACAAAGCAGTTGGGGCAAAAATTACCATTAATAAACAACCACATAAAGCCTACTCTGGTAGTGGAGCAGAAGGTTTAATAAATGGTATTTCAGGAAGCGATTCGCGATATGGAGATAAAGAATGGTTAGGGTTTTGGGGAGAAGATATTGAGATTACTATTGATTTTAAAGAGCCAACAAAAATTAATTCAATAGAAACTAGATTTTATGATGGTAATGGGCAATGGATATATACACCAGAGCACATAGCAATTAGAATTATTTTTGATAATGATGAAGTTATAGCAAATAAATTTTTACCAGAAAGTTCGGGGAATCCAAACTTAAAAAAGGTGTTTTGGGAACAATCAATCTTATCCAATAGACCAATAAAAAGAGTAAAGTTACTTGTTCCAAACTACGGCATAATCCCAGAAGGTAAACAAGGTGCTGGCAACAAAGCTTGGACCTTTATTGATGAGATCATTGTAAATTAA
- a CDS encoding GH92 family glycosyl hydrolase, which produces MPIKPTLVLIVLISFFGCKESYSIKPAKKDKPLTNYVNTFIGTGGHGHTYPGATMPFGMMQLSPDTRLEGWDGCSGYHYTDEYIYGFSHTHLSGTGISDYGDVLLMPTNTINFNNGSDGKSGYRAHFLHENESAEPGYYKVHLDSTDIDVELTVSKRSGIHKYQFPSAENQYVVLDLAHRDKLLDYKINQLNDTEINGLRHSSAWAKDQRLFYHIKFSHPIKEIVYDDSEGVAVSKNYKFESKKAIIQFENPNNEPILIKTGISAVDEAGAYKNLKAEVLNKDFETVKQEAQQAWESQLEKIVIESDDLDKKTNFYSALYHTMIAPNIYQDVDGRYRGMDLEIHETNEFDYYTVFSLWDTYRAAHPLYTIIEQEKTNDFINTFLAKYDEGGIMPMWDLSGNYTDCMIGYHAVPVVADAYLKGIRNYDTKKAFEAMKHSATRDKFGLESYKNYGFIPIDEESESVSKTLEYAYDDWTIAQMAKAMNKDDDYKTYIQRAQYYKNVFDPSSKFMRGRFRNTWFSPFDPYEVNFNYTEANSWQYSFYVPQDISGFMDLLGGKDALESQLDELFSANAETSGRHQADITGLIGQYAHGNEPSHHMAYLYNFVNRPHKTQEKVHQILTELYKNDPDGVSGNEDCGQMSAWYVLSSMGFYSVTPGSNQYIIGAPLFDKATINLENGKQFNITAHNLSDTNKYVEYVYLNDEKLNNTYITHQDIVNGGNLEFHMTDNPAVWGSQDGQEPKTEITDHIILPSPFIEKGDITFRGSTEVVLNTSEKDAKIFYAINDEEFQLYETPFSITEDTKVKLYSEKGSLKSPELTTPFYKIDPNLSIHLESEFANQYSAGGNDALIDGIRSTKNYRTGSWQGYHNTDLVATVDLGRQKAINTISVNFLQDQGAWIFYPTEVECYVSKDGKNYKALPSQKINTKDRNSEIEIKTTEFKIPTTEYKYVKIIAKKLGELPQWHLGYPMDGRSWIFADEISIK; this is translated from the coding sequence ATGCCTATTAAACCAACCTTAGTTTTAATTGTTCTCATTTCTTTTTTTGGCTGTAAAGAATCGTATTCCATTAAACCTGCAAAAAAAGACAAACCATTAACTAATTACGTCAACACATTTATTGGCACTGGTGGCCACGGTCACACCTATCCTGGCGCAACGATGCCTTTTGGTATGATGCAATTAAGTCCAGACACACGTTTAGAAGGTTGGGACGGTTGCTCTGGCTATCATTACACTGATGAATATATCTATGGATTTTCGCATACACATTTAAGCGGCACAGGTATAAGTGACTATGGAGATGTGCTTTTAATGCCTACCAATACTATTAATTTCAATAATGGTTCAGATGGGAAATCGGGTTACCGAGCTCACTTTTTACACGAGAATGAAAGTGCTGAACCTGGCTACTATAAAGTACATTTAGACTCAACTGATATTGATGTTGAATTAACAGTTTCTAAACGAAGTGGTATTCATAAATATCAATTTCCTTCAGCTGAAAATCAGTATGTGGTTTTGGATTTGGCGCACAGAGACAAACTATTAGACTATAAAATTAATCAGCTGAATGATACTGAAATCAATGGACTTAGACATTCTTCAGCTTGGGCTAAAGATCAGCGTTTGTTCTATCACATTAAGTTTTCACATCCAATAAAAGAAATTGTTTATGACGATAGCGAAGGTGTGGCTGTAAGTAAGAACTATAAATTTGAAAGTAAAAAAGCCATCATTCAATTTGAAAATCCAAACAACGAACCAATCTTAATTAAAACAGGAATTTCTGCAGTTGATGAAGCTGGTGCGTATAAAAACCTCAAAGCCGAAGTTTTAAACAAAGATTTTGAAACCGTAAAGCAAGAAGCACAACAAGCCTGGGAATCTCAACTTGAAAAAATTGTCATAGAAAGTGATGACTTAGACAAAAAAACCAATTTCTACTCCGCACTTTACCACACTATGATTGCACCAAATATCTACCAAGATGTTGATGGTCGTTATAGAGGTATGGATCTAGAAATTCACGAAACCAATGAATTTGACTATTACACCGTATTTTCACTTTGGGATACGTACAGAGCTGCTCACCCACTTTACACCATTATAGAGCAAGAAAAAACCAACGATTTCATCAATACATTTTTGGCAAAATATGATGAAGGTGGCATAATGCCAATGTGGGATTTATCAGGAAATTATACTGACTGTATGATTGGTTATCATGCCGTTCCTGTTGTTGCCGATGCGTATTTAAAAGGCATCAGAAATTATGATACCAAAAAAGCTTTTGAGGCTATGAAACATTCAGCTACTCGTGATAAATTCGGGTTAGAATCTTATAAAAACTATGGTTTTATTCCTATTGATGAAGAAAGCGAATCGGTTTCAAAAACCTTGGAATATGCTTATGATGATTGGACCATAGCCCAGATGGCAAAAGCGATGAATAAGGACGACGATTATAAAACCTACATTCAACGTGCGCAGTACTACAAAAATGTGTTTGACCCAAGTAGTAAGTTTATGCGTGGACGTTTTAGAAACACCTGGTTTTCGCCTTTCGACCCTTATGAAGTTAACTTCAATTATACAGAAGCTAATTCATGGCAGTATAGTTTTTATGTTCCTCAGGATATTTCTGGCTTTATGGATTTGCTCGGCGGAAAAGACGCTTTAGAGTCGCAACTTGATGAGTTATTCTCTGCAAACGCTGAAACTTCTGGAAGACACCAAGCTGACATCACAGGATTAATCGGCCAATATGCTCATGGTAACGAGCCGAGCCATCATATGGCTTACCTTTATAATTTTGTAAATAGGCCACATAAAACCCAAGAGAAAGTTCATCAAATTTTAACCGAACTTTATAAAAACGACCCAGATGGTGTTTCGGGAAATGAAGATTGCGGACAAATGAGTGCGTGGTACGTGTTGAGTTCTATGGGCTTTTATTCTGTAACGCCAGGTTCTAATCAATATATCATTGGCGCGCCGCTGTTTGACAAAGCCACCATTAATCTAGAAAATGGAAAACAATTCAACATCACAGCACATAATCTTAGTGACACCAATAAGTATGTAGAATATGTGTATTTAAATGACGAAAAACTGAACAATACCTACATCACTCATCAAGACATTGTGAATGGTGGTAATTTGGAATTTCATATGACCGACAATCCAGCGGTTTGGGGAAGTCAAGACGGTCAAGAGCCAAAAACCGAAATTACAGATCATATTATTTTACCATCACCATTTATTGAAAAAGGAGATATCACTTTCAGAGGTTCTACGGAAGTTGTTTTAAATACTTCTGAAAAAGATGCCAAGATATTTTATGCTATTAATGACGAAGAATTTCAACTTTACGAAACGCCTTTCAGTATAACAGAAGACACAAAAGTGAAGTTATATTCTGAAAAAGGCAGCCTGAAAAGTCCTGAGTTAACTACACCATTTTATAAGATAGATCCTAATCTTAGTATTCATTTAGAAAGTGAATTTGCCAATCAGTATTCAGCAGGCGGAAATGATGCGCTAATTGACGGTATTCGTAGCACCAAAAACTACAGGACAGGCAGTTGGCAAGGTTACCATAATACAGATCTGGTAGCAACAGTTGATCTAGGAAGGCAAAAAGCTATCAATACTATTTCAGTGAATTTTTTGCAAGACCAAGGTGCGTGGATTTTTTACCCAACCGAAGTAGAATGCTATGTTTCAAAAGATGGTAAAAACTATAAAGCTTTACCATCTCAAAAGATAAATACGAAAGATAGAAACAGTGAAATTGAAATAAAAACTACTGAGTTTAAAATTCCAACAACAGAATATAAATATGTAAAAATCATCGCAAAGAAACTAGGCGAACTACCACAATGGCATTTAGGTTATCCAATGGATGGCAGAAGCTGGATTTTTGCTGATGAGATTTCAATAAAATAA